One Terriglobia bacterium DNA segment encodes these proteins:
- a CDS encoding M28 family metallopeptidase, producing MRRFGLIAVLCVACVGLTAKAAEEHSSRLMGFSAQGSETERQWEEKFKAIPEPENMRAYMQRLSAYPHHVGSPYDKSNAEWILSKFKEFGLDAHIETFYVLFPTPKERKVEMVAPSQFVAKLQEPAVPGDPTSDQHAAQLPTYNAYSIDGDVTAPLVYVNYGVPSDYKTLESLGISVKGAIVIARYGLSWRGIKPKVAAEHGAVGCLIYSDPREDGYFQGDVYPQGAFRPLEGVQRGSVMDITQYSGDPLTPGVGATKDARRIPLKELKVLSPIPTLPLSYGDAKPLLDALTGPVAPTNWRGGLGMTYHVGPGPVKVHMIVKANWDLKPIYDVIAKIPGSGYPDEWVIRGNHHDAWVNGAEDPTAGQVSLLEEARALGALLKQGWKPQRTIIYCAWDGEEPGLLGSTEWAEEHASDLERHAAVYINTDSNGRGYLAVEGSHTLQKFINGVARDIQDPEKNISVWQRDRDLRIRRAATPAERQALRQDRDLKIGALGSGSDYTVFLDHLGIASLALSYGGESNGAGIYHSIYDDYYWFSHFDDTKFIYGRALAQTVGTTVMRLADADLLPLDYSELTETVRTYVNELKELLMHQQAESKELNTEIQEGVFTATSDPEKPFVAPKPETFPPFLNFAPLDNGVAALDRSADRFQKAVQALDGNGGDALSHASLAQVNQLMIGAERKLTRPEGLPGRAWYRQELYAPGVYTGYDVKTLPAVREAIEQRQWDEAGKQIAILGKVLEDEAQAIDAVASNLEKATQ from the coding sequence GTGCGCCGATTCGGACTCATTGCGGTTTTGTGTGTTGCCTGCGTCGGACTAACGGCCAAGGCGGCCGAAGAACATTCCAGCAGGCTGATGGGGTTTTCCGCTCAAGGCTCGGAGACGGAAAGGCAGTGGGAAGAGAAATTCAAAGCCATTCCTGAGCCGGAGAACATGCGCGCCTACATGCAGCGCCTCTCGGCGTATCCGCATCATGTCGGCTCTCCGTACGACAAATCGAACGCCGAATGGATCCTGTCAAAGTTCAAGGAGTTTGGACTCGACGCTCACATTGAAACCTTCTACGTGCTGTTCCCGACGCCGAAGGAGCGCAAAGTGGAAATGGTGGCGCCGTCGCAATTTGTTGCAAAACTGCAGGAGCCTGCCGTACCGGGCGATCCTACCTCTGACCAGCACGCGGCGCAGCTTCCCACCTACAACGCCTATTCGATTGACGGCGACGTGACGGCCCCGCTCGTCTATGTGAACTATGGCGTCCCATCGGATTACAAGACGCTTGAAAGCCTGGGTATTTCGGTGAAGGGCGCCATTGTGATCGCGCGCTACGGACTAAGCTGGCGAGGCATCAAGCCGAAGGTGGCGGCCGAGCACGGCGCGGTGGGCTGTCTGATTTACTCAGACCCGCGTGAGGATGGCTACTTTCAGGGTGATGTCTATCCCCAGGGGGCGTTTCGTCCGCTGGAGGGCGTGCAGCGCGGCAGCGTGATGGACATCACTCAATACTCCGGCGACCCGCTCACTCCGGGTGTCGGCGCCACCAAAGACGCCCGCCGGATTCCGCTGAAAGAATTAAAGGTCCTCTCGCCGATTCCGACACTGCCCCTCTCCTACGGCGATGCAAAACCGCTGCTCGATGCTCTTACGGGTCCGGTGGCCCCGACGAACTGGCGGGGCGGACTGGGCATGACCTACCACGTGGGGCCGGGGCCGGTAAAGGTCCATATGATCGTGAAAGCCAACTGGGACCTGAAGCCCATCTACGACGTGATTGCGAAAATTCCCGGTTCCGGCTACCCCGACGAGTGGGTTATCCGCGGCAACCATCATGACGCATGGGTCAACGGCGCTGAAGACCCCACAGCCGGGCAGGTTTCGCTGCTCGAAGAGGCTCGCGCTCTGGGCGCGCTGCTGAAGCAGGGGTGGAAGCCCCAGCGCACCATCATCTACTGCGCCTGGGACGGCGAAGAACCGGGTCTGCTGGGTTCGACCGAATGGGCGGAGGAACACGCCAGCGACCTCGAACGGCATGCCGCGGTCTACATCAACACGGATTCGAACGGCCGCGGATATCTTGCCGTGGAGGGCTCGCACACGCTTCAGAAATTCATTAACGGCGTGGCAAGAGACATCCAGGACCCCGAGAAAAACATCTCGGTGTGGCAGCGGGACCGGGACCTCAGAATTCGCCGGGCTGCGACGCCGGCCGAGCGGCAGGCGCTGAGGCAGGACCGCGATCTGAAGATTGGCGCGCTGGGGTCGGGATCTGATTACACCGTATTCCTTGACCACCTCGGCATTGCCTCCTTGGCGCTTTCTTATGGCGGCGAAAGCAATGGAGCGGGTATTTATCATTCGATTTACGATGACTATTACTGGTTTAGCCATTTTGACGATACCAAGTTTATCTATGGCCGGGCCCTGGCACAAACTGTGGGTACGACAGTTATGCGCCTGGCCGATGCTGATCTTCTGCCGCTCGATTATTCTGAACTTACCGAGACCGTCCGCACGTATGTGAACGAGCTTAAAGAACTATTGATGCACCAGCAGGCCGAGTCCAAGGAGTTGAACACCGAAATCCAGGAAGGCGTTTTCACCGCAACTTCCGATCCTGAAAAGCCTTTTGTTGCGCCGAAGCCTGAAACCTTCCCGCCCTTTCTGAATTTTGCGCCGTTGGACAACGGAGTTGCCGCCTTGGACCGAAGCGCAGACCGCTTCCAGAAGGCAGTGCAGGCCCTTGACGGCAACGGTGGTGACGCTCTGTCGCATGCTTCGCTCGCCCAGGTGAATCAGTTGATGATCGGGGCCGAGAGAAAACTGACCCGGCCGGAGGGCCTGCCCGGGCGCGCCTGGTACCGGCAGGAACTTTATGCCCCGGGTGTCTACACCGGGTATGATGTGAAGACCCTTCCAGCGGTCCGTGAAGCGATCGAGCAGCGACAATGGGACGAGGCCGGCAAACAGATTGCTATCCTCGGTAAAGTTCTGGAGGACGAAGCCCAGGCAATCGACGCCGTGGCGTCCAATCTCGAAAAGGCTACCCAGTGA